CGTTCCAATTGGCGCGAATTTTGCCAATAGTGTCGATCACCGAAGAAGCATGGCCATGCGCAGTATCAACCACCACCACGTCCACACCTCGATCAACTAAGGCACCTACACGCTCGAAGGCATCGGGCCCGGTGCCTACGGCGGCCGCGACTCGCAATCGACCAAGCTCGTCTTTAGTGGCGTTGGGGTATTCGATGCGCTTTTGGATGTCTTTGACCGTGATCAGGCCCTTAAGCACACCATTGGCATCAACGATGGGCAGCTTCTCAATCCGGTGGCGACCTAAAATTACCTGTGCGTCTTCAAGGGTGATGCCCATAGGACCGGTAACGAGGTTCTCCGAGGTCATGGCGGTGGTTACCAGATCGTCGGAAGGTTCAATGAAACGCAAGTCTCGGTTGGTCACAATGCCGACCAATTTGCCCGAAGTCGGATCAGTAACCGGCACCCCTGAGATGTGGAATTCGTCCATTACCGCCATGGCCTCAGCAATAGTGGCGCTAGGCGGTACCGTCACCGGGTCGGCGATCATGCCGGATTCAGAGCGTTTCACACGATCAACTTCACTAGCTTGATCTTCGATCGACAGGTTGCGGTGGATTACACCTAGACCACCGTGTCGGGCCATTGCAATGGCCATACGCGACTCAGTAACGGTGTCCATAGCCGCCGATAACAACGGTATGGACATCGTAATGTTTTTAGTTAATTGAGTTGATGTGTCGGCGTCGCCAGGCAAAACGTCGGAGGCCGCTGGTAGTAGCAGCACATCATCGTAAGTAAGCCCTTCGCGACCAAACTTTTCGTCAAA
The sequence above is drawn from the Acidimicrobiia bacterium genome and encodes:
- the guaB gene encoding IMP dehydrogenase, yielding MATETNHHQSFDEKFGREGLTYDDVLLLPAASDVLPGDADTSTQLTKNITMSIPLLSAAMDTVTESRMAIAMARHGGLGVIHRNLSIEDQASEVDRVKRSESGMIADPVTVPPSATIAEAMAVMDEFHISGVPVTDPTSGKLVGIVTNRDLRFIEPSDDLVTTAMTSENLVTGPMGITLEDAQVILGRHRIEKLPIVDANGVLKGLITVKDIQKRIEYPNATKDELGRLRVAAAVGTGPDAFERVGALVDRGVDVVVVDTAHGHASSVIDTIGKIRANWNVALVAGNVATADGAKALIDAGVDAIKVGIGPGSICTTRVVAGIGVPQITAIYDCATVADQAGVPIIADGGVQYSGDLAKAIAAGADTVMLGNALAGVDESPGDIVVAQGERYKEYRGMGSMGAMQGRSFSKDRYFQGGVESGKVVPEGIEGRVPYKGPIANVLHQYIGGLRQSMGYCGAPTVEDLKRNGQFIRITGASLRESHPHDVIITKEAPNYRL